The following proteins are co-located in the Nonlabens ponticola genome:
- a CDS encoding cation:proton antiporter, giving the protein MIQSLSLIFPIAVIFCLINHRLFKLPSSIALVISGAAVAISILLLQNFFPSLREFAVGTLDTVDFGSILLDGFLGFLLFAGAIHIDLRQLDVSKWSILAFSTVSVLITATLVGAVTFYLAPLVGVEIPFVYCLLFGALISPTDPVAVLAILGDSKISDSLLVKFKGESLFNDGIGVVLFAGVLLVIKMTNDGSFDGIYSEVGWLLLKEIGGGLMLGALIGFIAFQAIKYASGAHQLVTMISLAAVVGGYSVAQFLHVSGPLAMVVAGLIIGNQLHLEDEINESHEVLTSFWEMISETLDAIVFFMIGLSITSVQFSWNTSILGVLVIILVLAARFVSIYTPYSLLKHDSQHRLSIATILTWGGLRGAVSIALVLGTTDMDYSNTLLVLTFFVVIFGIVVQGLTIGKVYRSLFKNDTMP; this is encoded by the coding sequence ATGATACAATCTCTTAGTCTTATTTTTCCTATTGCCGTGATTTTTTGTCTAATCAATCACAGGCTTTTTAAATTGCCTTCAAGTATCGCTCTAGTGATTAGTGGTGCTGCGGTTGCTATCAGTATTTTATTATTGCAGAACTTTTTTCCGTCTTTGAGAGAGTTTGCGGTTGGAACGCTAGATACTGTGGATTTTGGTAGTATTTTGCTAGATGGTTTTCTGGGGTTTTTGCTTTTTGCGGGCGCTATTCATATAGATCTACGGCAATTGGATGTTTCTAAGTGGTCTATTCTCGCTTTCTCTACTGTTAGTGTCCTGATCACCGCGACGCTGGTAGGTGCAGTTACTTTTTACCTAGCGCCATTAGTAGGTGTTGAGATTCCGTTTGTGTATTGTTTACTTTTTGGAGCCTTGATTTCACCTACAGATCCTGTAGCCGTGCTGGCTATTCTGGGAGATTCTAAAATCTCTGATTCACTGCTGGTAAAGTTTAAAGGCGAGTCACTATTTAATGATGGAATAGGAGTAGTGCTGTTTGCCGGAGTTTTGCTCGTTATCAAGATGACAAACGACGGAAGTTTTGATGGTATATACAGTGAGGTAGGCTGGTTGTTATTGAAAGAAATAGGTGGTGGTTTGATGTTAGGCGCTTTGATTGGTTTTATTGCCTTTCAAGCCATAAAGTATGCTAGTGGTGCGCATCAATTAGTAACTATGATAAGTCTGGCTGCGGTTGTTGGCGGTTATTCTGTAGCTCAATTTTTACATGTTTCAGGACCGCTAGCGATGGTTGTGGCAGGCTTGATAATAGGTAACCAATTGCATCTAGAAGATGAAATAAATGAGTCCCATGAGGTGTTGACCAGCTTTTGGGAGATGATCAGCGAGACACTGGATGCTATTGTTTTTTTTATGATAGGACTATCTATTACAAGTGTACAGTTTTCTTGGAATACGTCCATATTGGGAGTGTTGGTTATTATTTTAGTTCTAGCAGCTAGATTTGTAAGTATTTATACCCCTTATAGTTTGCTTAAACACGATAGTCAACACCGATTATCCATAGCTACCATTCTTACGTGGGGTGGCTTGCGAGGAGCGGTTTCTATTGCTTTAGTATTGGGAACGACAGATATGGATTACTCAAATACATTACTGGTACTCACCTTCTTTGTAGTGATATTTGGTATTGTAGTACAGGGTTTGACCATAGGCAAGGTTTATCGATCGTTGTTTAAGAATGACACGATGCCTTGA
- a CDS encoding BamA/TamA family outer membrane protein, with translation MKKKYLALKRILLVLLLIGFVLPTTSDAQIFEDAKEFFTFYPNAKAVEKDSTLYPSKFIAAPVISFSPETDFAFGIGAKYLFKFAGSGEETRVSNMPITFQYTLNNQYFLYSGFEIFTNQEKFVITGNILFQNYPRLYYGIGRNTEESAEEVYEYNQLLVEPIFLKQMFHRYLFLGGGLRYNHIYETKVEEDGLIAQNMRDGFDGSTSVGLEVAALYDDRDVILNASEGWYVEFTHGEYGEFLGGTNKFHLTRLDVRHFFKVSEKNDDVLAFQFLGRTVRDDLPFSEYSFFGSSEIMRGYREGRFVDRDLVAAQMEFRKNFKNTRLGAVAFVGTGSVFNNIADFQFGALKPNYGFGVRYKIDKTENLNLRLDWGFGRGTNEIYLGIAEAF, from the coding sequence TTGAAAAAGAAATACCTAGCACTTAAGCGCATACTTCTCGTTTTACTTTTGATCGGATTTGTATTGCCTACTACTAGTGACGCACAAATCTTTGAAGACGCCAAAGAGTTCTTTACTTTTTACCCCAATGCCAAGGCGGTAGAAAAAGATAGCACACTTTATCCATCAAAATTTATTGCAGCACCCGTAATCAGTTTCTCGCCTGAGACTGATTTCGCCTTTGGAATAGGGGCAAAATACCTATTCAAATTTGCTGGTAGTGGTGAGGAAACGAGAGTCTCTAATATGCCTATCACGTTTCAATACACGCTCAATAATCAATACTTTTTATATTCTGGTTTTGAAATATTTACCAATCAAGAGAAGTTCGTTATAACAGGTAACATCCTTTTTCAGAATTATCCACGTTTATATTACGGTATAGGCCGTAATACAGAAGAAAGTGCTGAAGAGGTTTATGAATACAATCAACTATTGGTAGAGCCTATTTTTCTCAAGCAGATGTTTCATAGGTATTTGTTCTTAGGCGGTGGTTTGCGTTACAACCATATTTATGAGACAAAGGTGGAAGAAGATGGCCTGATAGCACAAAATATGCGCGATGGATTTGATGGGTCAACATCTGTAGGTCTAGAAGTTGCAGCGCTTTATGATGATCGTGATGTCATACTTAACGCGAGCGAAGGCTGGTATGTAGAGTTTACCCATGGAGAGTATGGTGAATTTCTAGGCGGTACCAATAAGTTTCATTTGACGAGACTCGATGTGAGACACTTTTTTAAAGTTTCTGAGAAGAATGATGATGTTCTTGCCTTCCAGTTTCTGGGTCGTACGGTTCGTGACGATTTACCATTCTCTGAGTATTCATTCTTTGGTAGTAGTGAGATTATGCGAGGCTATCGAGAAGGACGATTTGTCGATAGGGATCTAGTAGCTGCTCAAATGGAGTTCCGTAAAAACTTTAAGAACACCAGGCTAGGTGCTGTAGCTTTTGTTGGTACGGGTAGTGTGTTCAATAACATTGCCGATTTCCAATTTGGTGCCTTGAAACCTAATTATGGTTTTGGAGTGCGTTATAAGATTGACAAGACAGAGAACTTGAACTTGAGATTGGATTGGGGCTTTGGCCGTGGTACCAACGAGATATACCTGGGAATTGCTGAGGCATTCTAA
- a CDS encoding nuclear transport factor 2 family protein, which translates to MNNKELANRLVELLRKGEFNTVYDELFHPQAVHIEPQSEHFARVEGVPAIKAKDAAMQENIAAVDGLEVGDAIVARDYIALPYKMTVTLKDGNQWPLDEIIVYKVEDGKIVSEQFFY; encoded by the coding sequence ATGAATAATAAAGAGCTAGCAAACAGATTAGTAGAACTATTGAGAAAAGGAGAATTCAACACAGTCTATGATGAACTATTCCATCCACAAGCCGTGCATATCGAGCCACAGTCAGAGCACTTTGCTCGAGTAGAAGGCGTACCAGCGATCAAAGCAAAGGATGCTGCCATGCAGGAAAACATCGCTGCGGTAGATGGTCTTGAAGTAGGCGATGCAATCGTTGCAAGAGATTACATAGCCTTACCGTATAAAATGACGGTCACTTTAAAAGACGGCAACCAGTGGCCACTTGATGAGATCATCGTTTATAAGGTTGAGGATGGCAAAATAGTTTCGGAACAATTTTTCTATTAA
- a CDS encoding aldo/keto reductase, with product MTTKPIGKTDLRIPPIAFGGNVFGWTIDKKQSFKMLDELYELGFNYIDTADVYSRWVDGNSGGESERIIGAWMKDRGLRDRMIIATKVGMDVGQGGISLASDHVHKQIDQSLKNLQTDYVDFYYSHRDDPDLTVATIMDTHADLISQGKVRHLGASSFPLDRFKESQDYAAKHDQPRYEIYQPEYSLINRNDFENGYQEYVQQEQIAVTNYWALANGFLTGKYDSIEQIEKSERSGNLKKYWNDRGRAILKALKTVSQDLAISQAGVTIAWTMVQPGITAPIVSATKSSQLKAFKEAISSNLTGEHIKLLNEVSA from the coding sequence ATGACAACGAAACCAATAGGAAAAACTGATTTAAGAATACCACCTATCGCTTTTGGAGGTAATGTATTTGGTTGGACAATCGACAAGAAACAATCGTTCAAAATGCTGGATGAATTGTACGAGCTAGGCTTTAATTACATCGACACGGCAGATGTTTATTCTCGATGGGTTGATGGGAATAGCGGTGGCGAGAGCGAGCGCATCATAGGTGCGTGGATGAAAGATAGAGGCCTGCGTGACCGAATGATCATTGCTACCAAAGTAGGTATGGATGTAGGTCAAGGTGGAATAAGCCTAGCGTCAGATCACGTGCATAAACAGATTGATCAAAGCCTTAAAAACCTACAAACAGACTATGTCGATTTTTACTATAGCCATCGGGATGATCCAGATCTAACGGTTGCAACGATCATGGACACACATGCAGATCTTATAAGTCAAGGAAAGGTTAGGCATCTAGGAGCGAGTAGTTTCCCGCTAGACCGATTCAAGGAATCACAAGACTATGCCGCAAAACATGACCAGCCACGCTATGAGATCTATCAACCAGAATATAGTTTGATAAATCGCAATGACTTTGAGAATGGTTATCAAGAATATGTGCAACAAGAACAGATCGCGGTGACTAACTATTGGGCGCTAGCAAATGGCTTTTTAACCGGTAAGTATGATTCTATTGAGCAAATAGAAAAAAGTGAGCGTTCTGGTAATTTGAAAAAATATTGGAATGATCGCGGGCGTGCCATTTTAAAAGCGCTAAAGACAGTATCTCAGGATCTAGCCATCTCACAAGCAGGTGTAACCATCGCCTGGACCATGGTGCAGCCTGGAATTACCGCGCCTATTGTGAGTGCAACAAAATCCTCACAGCTCAAAGCTTTCAAAGAAGCGATAAGCTCAAATCTTACCGGTGAGCATATCAAGCTATTGAATGAGGTAAGTGCTTAA